Within Rhododendron vialii isolate Sample 1 chromosome 12a, ASM3025357v1, the genomic segment TTATTTTGGTATTCTGATGAAAATCACATGTTTCCTATGCTAAAATAATATTGTTGGGCGCAGATGTAAGCTATGTAACAAATGGGTACCTTGATACTGTCATAGACTGGATTCCTGGAATGAAAGATATTCGTCTGAAAGATCTTCCAAGTTTTATTCGAACCACGGATCCAAACAATATACCTTTTAACTTCTGCATGGAAGCAGCCATGAGGGCTTCCAAAGCTTCAGCAATCATTCTCCACACCTTTGATGCGTTGGAGCAGGATCTATTGAATGCCTTCACTGCCATCTTTCCAATTGTATATTCCATAGGACCACTTCAGTTATTTTTGAATCACATATCACAGAAAGACAAGTCGGAGTCCATCGGATACAATCTATGGAAAGAAGAATCCGAGTGTCTCAAATGGCTGGATTCCAAGGCACCCAGATCCGTAATTTATGTGAACTTTGGTAGCATAACGTCAATGACCAAGGAACAACTAGAAGAGCTTGGGTGGGGACTTGTGAATAGCCACCACAACTTTTTGTGGATAATTAGGCCTGATTTGGTAATGGGTGATCAATCAGACTCTGTAACTTTACCGCCTGAATTGGCTGCGGAAATCGAAGAAAGAGGTCTAATAGTAGCATGGTGCCCACAAGAGGAAGTCCTGAACCACCAATCGGTTGGGGGATTCATGACTCATTGTGGGTGGAATTCAACTATAGAGAGCTTGTCAGCGGGAGTGCCAATGATCTGTTGGCCGTGTTTCGGTGATCAACAGACAAATTGTCGTTATACTTGTACAGAATGGGGGGTGGGGCTGGAGATTGATAGTGATGTGAAGAGAGAGGAAGTGGAGAGGCTTGTTAGAGAGGTAATGGGAGGAGAGAAGGGGAAGAAAATGAAGAGCAAGGCTATGGAGTGGAAGGAATTGGCAGAGAAGGCTACTGGTTCAGATGGGTCATCCACTTTGAGTTTAAACAAGTTGGTGGACAAACTGTTACTCTCAATGGGTGGCTAGGATCTGCAACTGTTTGCAGCATTCCAAAATATACCTCTGTTTTCTGTGTGAAATCACACTAGATGTGATGTATGTGGTTGTTTCATGGAGTAGTTACTTGAAGGGGGGAAAAACCTCTATTTAATCATGGCATCTTTTTCTATTATTGGGTTTTCCTTCGTTAACGGTTGCTTGTTTTGGGGGATCGACAGCCCCTCTTATCGGTTCATATAGTGAAATGTTTCAAAGTGGCTTGGCTTCTACTATGATGGTTATTTTGATCGTTTTTGTCCATGCAACTACCTCTTATGCTGGGCAAATTCGTGTGTTTTGTGTAAGGTTATTTTTATGGATGTATCGCCATTGCTAGGTAAATGTCTAAATACTTctgtttgttctttctttttgtccGATATGTGAGATCTGGTTTTCTTCtctgtattattattattttattttatttttattattatttttttttgaaagaagaatCCTCAAGTCTACAGTTCGAGATTGAGATTTTGCTATTAAGCTAATAGTTGTTTTTGATTGGGCTGGTCATTAAGTTGTAGGCATCTGGTGCACTGGCTGATCTCTCCTGAGCCACCAAATTTGGTATAACTGATTGGTTGATTTTTCTTGCGTATTTCCTGTTAATTTTCCTTTTAGTTTGTTACTGTAGGTCCATCAAAGAGGATTCTACGTCTGAGTGTGTAAGACTTGAAGCCTACGTTGATCTATGGCTAGCTAAATCTGCCCGAGTTTTAGGACAAAAATTGACACATACTTGGAGATAGAGTACATAATTGGACATATTTGAAGAGGTATGATAGGATGCTACACTAAATGAATATTGCAAGTTATTTTCTGTCTGAATTAGTGCTCTAGGGTGTGGTATTTTGTTATTGCACAAACTGAGCTCTGCTTTGTTTCATTTAGCAAAGAGGAAGTTGCAGCTCGCAGCAGCGTGGCTCGAACCGGGGCATCATATCAGGTATGGACCCTTTAGTCACTAGCCAAACCCTTGGTCACACCTAAATGGTATTAACCATCTTCTTTCTACCTCCTTTTTGCCGATAATATCAGTTGGTaggttttgagtcttttgacaaAGCATCACTCTGACATGAACTATCTCACATCTCTTGTTGCACTCCTGTGAATTGACATCCTGCCATAATCACAAATCAGGAGCCTAtcattttttcttcaagttaTTGGCATGTTTGTTTTTAGAATGCTTTTACCGAAGATGAAGACTAGAAATGCTGAGGGAACCCCCAACTCAAGTATTGCTATGTTAGGGATAGTCGAAAAGCCTGGCTTGTTTCGGAACTCTCTTGTTCCCATTGTGACACTTGACGGACTAGATATGTAACATAACGTCAAATTTGGCTAAAGTCTAGTAGAGATGCAAAAAGGCCACAAaatattgattttttgtttgtttgagttGTCTTTCAACCCGTCTATGGGTACCATTCCAAATTCACATAGATTGGCATGTGGGATTCACTTGCGGGTTCCgcacaaatgatccgaaccgttaattgattttaaatatttttccaaGGGGCCTTGTGAAAAATTAGCTAAATCGGAAAATTGGTACTTTAGATCAAGCACGCGCAATTATTGAAAACAATACTTTAAAagtaatgaacggtttggatcatttgtgcgAGACCCAGAAGTGGATCCCATGCGCCGATTCGTGCACATCTCGTCGGCTCCAATAGTATTTTTGGTTCAGTGGTTTTTAACCTCCCAAATCTGGTCTAAactcttttagtacttttttcGGTTCCTTTCATTGAGACAAGCCGATAGAATTATGACCAAAATACAAAGCAAAATCAGAGAAGtctcaaaaaattccaaaaaaaatgccaaGCTTTTAAGCTATCCGAACCCAAACCAACAGTTTGTAAAAGTGGCCCTTTTGGCTCTTGTCTTTCACAATATATTCTGGTAATAACATTTGTTTGTGTCACTACTGTGTATTTCAATGATTCTACAATTTATGCTTCTGTAGTTCAAAGCTGACAGGGCCACCAGAGACTGTTCATCAGATTAGTGGTTCTTGTTGCTTTACTGATTCTTCATCAGATTTCGATAGAGAGGTATTTGGAAAGAGTAGTGCTACAGGTGAAATCGTCGGGACAGCCACGCCGggcagtctccggccaccggacggccgatccgagccgtccaaaaattctaaaaaaaaaaaaagggggcctacgcgagattcaacggcatccgaggtgtgtagggtgcttgatccgaggtatatatacatatattcacgaaaaaagggtgctcggatcaagcaccctacacacctcggatgccgttgaatCTCGCGTgggcccctcgtttttttttttagaatttttggacggctcggatcggccgtccggtggccggagactgcTCGGCGCGGTTGTcccgaagatttcggtaccgaccccgtcggtaccaatagcattTTCGATTTGGAATCAGAATTGGTAATACTGAAATAAAAAGTCAATTGAAACCTTACTTATATAagaagttttttgtttgtttttggagcatatgtaaacaaaaaaagcacaaaatcacaCACATCAGAAAAAAGATGGTGTAAGCTAGCATAAGAAGCTAACACGTGCCCGCTATAATTACCAAATTCAGAAACACTACAGTCACTGACCGGGAGGGTCGGTGACTGGCCACCGACcctgtgtggggcccactccgggccccgcacgaatgatccgagccgctcaataatttaaaaaaaaaaaccgagtgggccatgtgagaaataagctcaatccgatgtgtgtgcgtgctcgatccgagccgttctaaaatcagatgatccgagccgttcaaaaatgaaagtttggaaCGAGCACGTACACACATCGGAATGAGCTTATTTCGCACGCtgcccactcagttttttttttttaaattattgagcggctcagatcattcgtgcggggcccggagtggaccccGCACGCGGTCGGTGGCCGGTCACCGACCCCCGGTCGGCGACTGTAGCACTGCTCTACCAAATTTGGTGGAtggtttttcattttctgaGAAGACAACGAAAGGGGCCCAAATAGTACAACAGCATTCAAAACTTGGACCAATGCACAAAACAGGTACGGAGCCACTGACTGTTTGACCCACATACTATGTAACAGAGACATTATTTTCGACAAATCATGGCCTCTAAATTCAGAAGCTACGTCTTGGGCatgtaaaaacaaaatccatGATATCCCAACAGTTTTGATGAGGACTTACTAACCAGAGGGTGTTTTAAGTTATCACAGATGATtgtatggttttggtttttcttgaatttatgtttaaaaaatgCTAGCATCACAAACAAGTACGCACATATACAAACTCACTCACGTTCGCTGTGGGTACCATACACACTCATTCACTATGAGCTCACACAGTGCACACCTCCAGTGtttgtgggacccatagtgaatgtgagtgtgtttgtgcattTGTTTGTGGTGCTAGAATGATAGAATGATTGTGTTTGTTCTGATTAAGGGTTTTGTTTCTCTTTaaatgaaagataaaaaatttGGCAATACGAATATGTCGTTGTCAATGCAGTATACAAAACCAACTCGAATTAAAACCTTGTTCCCCAAtcagttgtgtgtgtgtgtgtgtgtgtgggggggggggggggggggggcgcggtGTGTGGGGGGGCTTATATGGCAATTTGATCTGTCAAGGTCTTTGCGTTCAGAAGGATTTAATGGATTGGACCACACGGGTCCAGGTTAATCGAGGCCTTTCCTCTTCCTAGCATTTACAAAGATAGTAACCTTGTCCTTTTAAACTTTGACTTTTGCATTAGCTGTTTCCGTTGTATGTGATTGATATGCTTCAATCTCATTCTCGGCTTAATTATGGTGTTACATATTTCTTgagatcagaacatgatttaaGCCCTTTGCAGTTGAACTCAAGAAGTTTGTTTGCTTATAACGAAAGAGGGATTGGATATGGCACAGGGTGATAGGCCTCATGGGGTTTGTATACCACTCCCAGCTCAAAGCCATATGAAAGCAATGATGAAACTAGCAAAGCGCCTCCACCGTAATGGCTTCCACATAACCTTTGTCAACACAGAGTACAACCACCGACGTTTACTCAAAGCTAGAGGACCGAATTCTCTCGATGGCTTGCCAGATTTCCGATTCGAAACGATTCCAGATGGGTTGCCTCCTTCGGATGCTAATGCCACCCAAGACATGCCTTCTCTTTGTGAATCCATCAGAAAGAATGCTCTCGCGCCATTTCTGGGCCTTGTTTCCAAGATCAATGGCAGTAGCGCTTCTGCATCGGACGTGCCTCCAGTTACTTGTATCGTCTCTGATGGATTTATGAGTTTCACCATCACAGCTGGTGAAGAGCTTGGTATCCCCGTCTTGCTATTCTTCACTCTGTCTGCCTGTCGTTTCATGAGCTTTTATCAGTGGCCTGTTCTAGTGGAAAAAGGGCTACTCCACTGAAAGGTACAT encodes:
- the LOC131310155 gene encoding 7-deoxyloganetin glucosyltransferase-like isoform X2, with amino-acid sequence MNLARHLICQGLCVQLNSRSYLLTKTQRDWNMAVGDKPHVVCIPYPSQSHIKAMLKLAKLLHNKGCHITFVNTEYNHRRLLKARGPNSLDGLPDFRFEAIPDGLPPSDANATQHIPSLCESIRKNALAPFLSLVSKINDGCASPPDVPPVTCIVSDGFMSFTLTAGEQLGVPVILFFTMSACGVMGFYQLHVLLEKGLTPLKDVSYVTNGYLDTVIDWIPGMKDIRLKDLPSFIRTTDPNNIPFNFCMEAAMRASKASAIILHTFDALEQDLLNAFTAIFPIVYSIGPLQLFLNHISQKDKSESIGYNLWKEESECLKWLDSKAPRSVIYVNFGSITSMTKEQLEELGWGLVNSHHNFLWIIRPDLVMGDQSDSVTLPPELAAEIEERGLIVAWCPQEEVLNHQSVGGFMTHCGWNSTIESLSAGVPMICWPCFGDQQTNCRYTCTEWGVGLEIDSDVKREEVERLVREVMGGEKGKKMKSKAMEWKELAEKATGSDGSSTLSLNKLVDKLLLSMGG
- the LOC131310155 gene encoding 7-deoxyloganetin glucosyltransferase-like isoform X1; its protein translation is MLIVFSFFFTFWIGSFCFCDQYTFICFTHRNCGIKYFLRSEHDLNPLQLNSRSYLLTKTQRDWNMAVGDKPHVVCIPYPSQSHIKAMLKLAKLLHNKGCHITFVNTEYNHRRLLKARGPNSLDGLPDFRFEAIPDGLPPSDANATQHIPSLCESIRKNALAPFLSLVSKINDGCASPPDVPPVTCIVSDGFMSFTLTAGEQLGVPVILFFTMSACGVMGFYQLHVLLEKGLTPLKDVSYVTNGYLDTVIDWIPGMKDIRLKDLPSFIRTTDPNNIPFNFCMEAAMRASKASAIILHTFDALEQDLLNAFTAIFPIVYSIGPLQLFLNHISQKDKSESIGYNLWKEESECLKWLDSKAPRSVIYVNFGSITSMTKEQLEELGWGLVNSHHNFLWIIRPDLVMGDQSDSVTLPPELAAEIEERGLIVAWCPQEEVLNHQSVGGFMTHCGWNSTIESLSAGVPMICWPCFGDQQTNCRYTCTEWGVGLEIDSDVKREEVERLVREVMGGEKGKKMKSKAMEWKELAEKATGSDGSSTLSLNKLVDKLLLSMGG
- the LOC131310155 gene encoding 7-deoxyloganetin glucosyltransferase-like isoform X3, producing the protein MAVGDKPHVVCIPYPSQSHIKAMLKLAKLLHNKGCHITFVNTEYNHRRLLKARGPNSLDGLPDFRFEAIPDGLPPSDANATQHIPSLCESIRKNALAPFLSLVSKINDGCASPPDVPPVTCIVSDGFMSFTLTAGEQLGVPVILFFTMSACGVMGFYQLHVLLEKGLTPLKDVSYVTNGYLDTVIDWIPGMKDIRLKDLPSFIRTTDPNNIPFNFCMEAAMRASKASAIILHTFDALEQDLLNAFTAIFPIVYSIGPLQLFLNHISQKDKSESIGYNLWKEESECLKWLDSKAPRSVIYVNFGSITSMTKEQLEELGWGLVNSHHNFLWIIRPDLVMGDQSDSVTLPPELAAEIEERGLIVAWCPQEEVLNHQSVGGFMTHCGWNSTIESLSAGVPMICWPCFGDQQTNCRYTCTEWGVGLEIDSDVKREEVERLVREVMGGEKGKKMKSKAMEWKELAEKATGSDGSSTLSLNKLVDKLLLSMGG